A genomic region of Gossypium hirsutum isolate 1008001.06 chromosome D01, Gossypium_hirsutum_v2.1, whole genome shotgun sequence contains the following coding sequences:
- the LOC121213974 gene encoding DEAD-box ATP-dependent RNA helicase 6-like, producing MPPSDTRYKTEDVTATKGNEFEDYFLKRELIMGIYEKGFERPSPIQEESIPIALTGSDILARAKNGTGKIAAFCIPALEKIDQDNNVIQGLPDSVLRTTASKSREFEVV from the exons ATGCCACCATCAGATACACGCTACAAAACGGAG GATGTGACTGCTACCAAAGGAAATGAATTTGAAGACTACTTTCTGAAACGTGAACTTATTATGGGAATATATGAGAAGGGCTTTGAAAGACCATCTCCTATTCAGGAAGAGAGTATTCCCATTGCTTTAACTGGAAGTGATATTCTTGCTAGAGCCAAAAATGGAACTGGGAAAATTGCAGCATTTTGCATTCCTGCATTGGAAAAAATTGACCAAGATAACAATGTTATTCAAG GGCTTCCTGACTCAGTACTACGAACAACTGCCAGTAAGTCTAGAGAATTTGAGGTTGTATAA